The segment gaTTTTGGCAAAGCCGTATCAAAGGGGGAAAATTACCAGGTTTGAGCCCCCCTCAAAATTGATGTCAAACTcacaaaaaatgacaaaaatttatataaacaaCTTGTTGATGCGTTTTGTAATTCttccccccccagaaaaaaaatcctggatacatcCCTtgagtgtattttatttttgctgggAAGATGATAGCAGAGATTCCTGCATGAATTATTCAAACAACTACTACAAAGCAAAAGTCACAAGTAAATCAATGGAAAATGCTATTTACCTGACGGCTTCCACATACAAAAATGAAAGCATCTGTCGTGTAAAAGGCGTTAATTTGGTCGGTGTCTGTGCCTTCAGGTAGGAAATATTTTCTAGAGAGCTGTCGTTGAACCAAGCCATATTCATCTTCTTTTTCCTCTTGCAAGGCTTCAATTTTAAGATATCCATCACAGGCTCTAACTGTGACCTGGAATTTTATTACAGCTTAAAATGAGTAATTTCAGGATGTTATGAAAACAGAGTATGCATAAACATTGGATAATTGCCGCTTATTTCAAACGCACTCCTTAATATGTTTACACCAACTCAACAACTTACAAGTTTCGTTCCTCTTCCACTTATAAGTGCACTCGTTTCTCTTGCAAGGCTtcaattttgagatacccatcaCAGGCTCGCTCTAACTGTGAGCTGGAATTTCATTATAGCTTAAATGACTAATTTTAGGATGTTATGGAACATACCATGCACAGATATCAGACAATTGCCCCTTATTTCAAACACACTCCTTAATATGTTCTAGGTTATGATAACTTTTGTGCTAATACGACAGAATTTAATGTcacttgatgaaaaaaaaatgtcttcgtgtgggtaaatattttattatctttcGTTTCAAAGAGTTGAACAATTTATTTTACTGcccaataaattatatttataaaatcgaacatttcttatttatatattgGGAATTCTTCTTCACAGGGTGTCATTCAAAGAAGTCTGTTTCCATGTGTTTTTATGGAGATTTACAGATTTCTTTCCTAAGGCAGGCCAACCTGAATCACGGAGTGACGTCATTGTTTACATTTTTCTTGACAAAACTGACCATAATCTGGCAGTATTTACCCTGGGCACCAAAcaatttaattagaattaaatatttaattagagCCATTAATTAGAACCATTTAGAACCGGTGGAAGATTTCAACTGCCACAGAGaaagtatgacaaataaaaataatgaagaaaacgAGGAATTTTGATTTGTCGGTTTATAGTGCTTAGTTTTTATGGTtataattaaagctttaaaagtccattataattattttcttaataacaTTTTGGGTACCATTTACTTAAAGACTGTTTTAGAATGGAAGTATCACTGACTCAAACATTCCTTTATTATTCACATTGTGGTTGATTTTAACCCCGATTCCCGACCCCAGGTGTCCTGTAGTATTTATAAtcatattttagttattttctcaTATTTCCGGGGTTGAATTATCATAGCAGATTAAGATAAAGGTTAAAACGTGGAGTGTGAGATCGATCCTGAAGGCAAACCTATTAGATATTTCgaagtttttcaacaaaatagacatctcaaaattttgatccgatacTATAGGGCTAGAGGAGGGCCggatagctgaaaaaaaaccgAGGGGACGTCGATTGACCTCCAGTagcttttgacttttaaaaagagcactagaattttcagttttaatcgaattacccccctcccaagttTCTCTGGTATGCCTGTCTATTTGAAGtggttgaaaaaatcttttggaACTTTTCTGGCCTTTCTTGATCTGCATATTCAAGGAAAGCAATGTCTTCGTTTATTTTCATTCTACATTGGGGTTCCCTTAGCCCAAAGCCTTTTATAAGTTTCAAACCAATCGAAAAAAGTCAGCCATTTTTTGAGGTCCCCGTTTTTTAGAGGATTTTAATTTCGAAGGGACCAAACCTTTGaacttaaattttggcccaaagaAGGTTAAATACCAGAGAGTGTAAGCTATGAACCAATAAATTTTTCACGCTCTCAAATCTTAAACagaattttaaacattaaaatttaagtaCTTGTAAATcggacttttttatttttgcagacTGCTCATGAAATCTTTTGAACCTAAGAGAATatcatgttgttgttttttttcctttcttagcTTGgaagttttgtgttttcaataaagtgttAGTTATTAAAATTCtgcaaatattgaaaaatatcgcGAGTCAGTTTATTTAAGCTAGTTTTGTGAATACAATGATTTTTGTCCGTTTGTGTTTCAATTTCGTTCTATACCTCTGTaagaaaaattcgttttttattaatcaaagcaaaaaaaagggtAACATGCATTAGAGAAATCTTACATTAAATGAACAAATGCTTCTTGGTAATGTCAATGATTAAATGGTAATGATAGTGTCAAAAATTGGTAATGATAATGTCAAAAATTGGACAAATCTCAAAGACCAATCAAGCATGATTTTGTTCAATCAAGCATGTCAATTTTgagtaaatataaacaaaaatattagacAAACCAGTATCATcaattaaaacaatcaaaaatataataaatactaaTTAATAAGAAGACaacaattcaaataaaacttctaTGTGGCTTGAATTACGGGAGATAGCAATTAGGTTAGGAATGCCATTTAAGGATTGGCTACTTCTTTTCAATGATGTCATGACAAACTTCTTTAGTTTACCATTAAGTTCCAAGTCGTCATTGAATAATGAATCAAGTTCCATGTTGTCATCAATTTATGTACTTAGCctttgtgtttgatactaagcGCTTTTAGCCCTTTGCTTTTGATAGTTTTGTCACCACCCTTATTAGCTTTTTACAATTAATTTCATACTTTTAACAACATTATTAACGTCGAGGTATGTCCTGGTCTTCAGTTCAGAGTAGTCCAATCTGTTTAAAGAATGAACAGCCGAGCTAAAAGAGTAGTTTTATGATCAGGAAAGACTCGGTATACTTTTTAACACCTTTAAGGAGCTCGGAGCCGAAACCCCTCCTTCCCCATGAGACCGTGTTGACAGTAAGTATTAAATATTACagtgttttttggtttttttttgttaccgGCTATAGATTTCTTGACAGAAAATCTGAGATCTTTTTGAATTTCGTGAAAACTGTTCAAAACAGAAGCCTTAAGAAAGAAATAGAGAAAATATGTTCACAGATCCGTGAACTTCTAACGGCATAGTGCTGCGACAAGCATGCATGCGAGGAAAATGCGGAAACGTCAGAAGCAAGTTAAAATCCCTTGGCTAATGTTAGGCTTGAAAGTTATGCGGATGATTTGAGTCAGCTGATTTCAGATTTCATGATTTCAGTCAGATTTCAGAGTGCCTAGAATCTTCAGTTCCAAAATAGTGGTTTTTGGATAGCTCTGAGACGCCTCCTTTTGAAGTATGTGAAAGATCTTAAAAACAAACTGACCGCTCATAGAACAGCTTAATGCTGAAATCTaaaagaatttaagaaaaaatacatgtaataaatattttttactcaCTTTTCTACCAGGTAAAGTCTTACCTCATCGACAGAGAATTGTTGAACATCGAGGAAGAttacaaatttatctttttccACTTTAAACTCAGAAACACCAGTCTCTCGTCGCCCATAGGGTACGAATCTTCGTTTCTGGTAGAGTCCCTCTGCAAAAAAATGCGTATTTATTGACAGTGTTGCCAGACAATGAGGATATTGACAGTGTTCCTCATTGTACTGTGTCTCTGGCAAGGAATTTTCTTACCAATACCGGTTTTGTTTCATCATAACGAATTTGAGCCATATCTTTATTTCGCATTACCAGGCAAAGCTGGCCAAGTGACATTGAAATGGGTAGGAAGTAAAAGTGAAACCTACTGAACGTGGACAATCAAAAGTCATTTGCTTCGCACTTGTTATGTATCACATAACTTGTTATGTATCTAGAAGTTTTCTATGAGCATTTTGTAGAATCGATgttgttacttttttatttggtaaatgacgacttatacttactgacgacaTGACTGTCTGTCCATGGATtcttctttatggttgattgtgtatggctattctgtttgacctatgtgattgtatggatgagtatgGTTAAGgtctcattcaagtactgatctatattaatcactagtgtaggaaaacagtcttccttttttttcttttttttttatgtgtttgtgctgttgcatcggtgatttctcttttcattaactATCTCCAGGTGCTTTGGGATTTAGTGTTTTGAGTGAGCAACTCTTAAGCAATTACTAATTACAGATGAAAGAAAAATGCGTTATCACCCTATAGACACCGATAGGTTCACTATTTTTGATCTGGGGGAATTTTTATTATCGCACTGCCATCTAAATTTCCCAACTTCTTTACTTATACAATGCTTCAACATATGTTAGAGTCTTATAGTCTGTGTACATCGTAGAAAAACGATATTTGTAATGGCATCTGAATGGTTCAGCTGTATAAGCCAAAAACAAATATCTATCAACAGTTGAATCAAAATGAACACCTATACaacatttttaaggttttagcaATACCTACGTTGATACCATACAAATATGTTATGTACAATAGAACAAGCATCAACTAATTTTTAGTGCTGTATAGATGTAGTACTTTGAAAGCTAAAAACGGTATTATTTATTCAGTACAGGTGTATTTCAAGCTAGCTTTCGAATTTAGATTTTTGTTGATTAACAATCATTTTGAGCACTTTTTAGACGCTAACGGTACCCCTCACTTCTCCACCGTCTGCGCAGCTAAGCATgttaatgtaattttttatgttgcaC is part of the Artemia franciscana chromosome 12, ASM3288406v1, whole genome shotgun sequence genome and harbors:
- the LOC136034088 gene encoding alpha-crystallin A chain-like — translated: MNNQQGSQVSGYMQEYYKDENRPVKIYDCQLHANNDEGLYQKRRFVPYGRRETGVSEFKVEKDKFVIFLDVQQFSVDEVTVRACDGYLKIEALQEEKEDEYGLVQRQLSRKYFLPEGTDTDQINAFYTTDAFIFVCGSRQAAQGNATRYGDRVVQVNQSGQPAVTFQQSQQAQFSKKK